The genomic interval CCCCCGAGGAGCCCGGCGGCGGAGCGCGCATGCTCGAGGCATCCGTCCGGGACCACGAGTTCCCCGGCGGCATCGTGTGGTCGGGAGAGCCCGCATGAGCGCGGCCGGCCTGCGCCTCCCGCTGCCGCGCCTCGGATTCGGCGCCGCCCAGCTCGGCAACCTCTACCGGGTCACCACCGACGAGGAGGCCGACGGCGCGGTCGCCGCCGCTTGGGAGCAGGGGATCCGGTGCTTCGACACCGCCCCGCACTACGGGATCGGCACCAGCGAGCGCCGCCTCGGCGAGAGGCTCCGCGGCCTCCCGCGCCGGGAGTACCTGGTCTCCACGAAGGTGGGCCGCCTGCTCGACCCCGGCCCCGGCACGGGCGACGACCACGCGAACGCCTTCTGGGTCCCCGACGACCACGTGCGCCGCTGGGACTTCTCCGAAGTCGGAGTGCGCGCCTCCCACCAGGCATCCCTCGAGCGCCTGGGCCTGGACCGCGTGGACATCCTGTACGCGCACGACCCCGAGGAGGGGCCGACGGAGCAGGCCTTCGCCGAGGGCCTGCCCGCGCTGGCCCGCATGCGCGAGGAGGGCCTCGTGGGCGCGGTCGGCGTCGGCTCGAAGGACGCCGCCGTGTGCACTCGGGCCGTGCGCACCGGCCTCGTCGACCTCGTCATGCTCTCGGGCCGGTACACGCTGCTCGAGCAGGACGCCGCCCGCGAGCTGCTCGACGCATGCCTGGAGCACGACGTGCAGGTGGTCGCCGTGAGCGTCTTCAACTCCGGCCTGCTCTCCCGGCCCGTCGTCCCCGACGGCGCCACCTACGAGTACGCCGCCGCGCCGGCCG from Brachybacterium kimchii carries:
- a CDS encoding aldo/keto reductase → MSAAGLRLPLPRLGFGAAQLGNLYRVTTDEEADGAVAAAWEQGIRCFDTAPHYGIGTSERRLGERLRGLPRREYLVSTKVGRLLDPGPGTGDDHANAFWVPDDHVRRWDFSEVGVRASHQASLERLGLDRVDILYAHDPEEGPTEQAFAEGLPALARMREEGLVGAVGVGSKDAAVCTRAVRTGLVDLVMLSGRYTLLEQDAARELLDACLEHDVQVVAVSVFNSGLLSRPVVPDGATYEYAAAPAEILAHARALAALAEDHGVTLPDLAVQYPLRHPAIASVVLGMRTAGQVVSNVERMGQHVPEAAWEAVAALEAEWAERTAGARDA